Proteins from a single region of Corynebacterium casei LMG S-19264:
- a CDS encoding cation diffusion facilitator family transporter produces the protein MTNHAKEQKIIERFLLLSIAAAILTIALKSGAAILTGSVGFLSDALESGVNLIAAVVALIAIRIAAKPADANHNFGHGKSEYVSALVEGAMIFVAAALIIYTAIGRLLDPTPLEQVGVGLFLSIVATLINLGVGLALLRAGKHYRSAALNADGHHLLTDVWTTVGVVAGIAAVALTGWVWLDPVIALLVGVNILWMGYKLLKSSLSNLISEALPPEDVDVLKHVLAKFEAQHGVGIEDLRTVASGRQRLVYLTMTVPGDWTVEYAHELADALEAAILDALPNSESMVHTEPRTLATT, from the coding sequence ATGACAAATCATGCAAAAGAGCAGAAGATCATTGAACGCTTCCTGCTCTTGTCCATCGCTGCTGCAATTTTGACTATCGCGCTGAAAAGCGGCGCGGCTATTCTTACCGGCTCGGTGGGTTTCCTTTCGGATGCCCTAGAGTCCGGTGTTAACCTCATCGCGGCGGTCGTGGCGCTTATCGCTATCCGTATTGCCGCAAAGCCTGCCGATGCCAACCACAACTTTGGCCACGGCAAGTCCGAGTATGTCTCGGCTCTGGTGGAAGGTGCCATGATTTTCGTGGCCGCCGCCTTGATCATTTACACGGCTATTGGTCGTCTTTTAGATCCCACTCCCCTGGAGCAAGTCGGTGTGGGTCTGTTCCTGTCCATCGTGGCAACGCTGATTAACTTGGGCGTGGGCTTGGCTTTGCTCCGGGCGGGCAAGCACTATCGCTCGGCGGCGCTTAATGCCGATGGACATCATTTACTAACGGATGTCTGGACCACCGTCGGCGTCGTCGCCGGCATCGCAGCGGTCGCTCTCACCGGATGGGTGTGGCTGGACCCAGTTATCGCGCTGCTGGTTGGCGTCAACATTTTGTGGATGGGATATAAGCTGCTCAAGTCTTCGTTGAGCAATCTCATTAGTGAGGCTCTTCCGCCGGAGGACGTGGATGTTCTCAAGCACGTGCTTGCCAAGTTTGAAGCGCAGCACGGCGTGGGCATTGAGGACCTGCGCACTGTGGCCTCTGGCCGTCAGCGGCTGGTGTATCTGACCATGACGGTGCCTGGTGATTGGACTGTTGAGTACGCGCATGAGCTTGCTGACGCCCTCGAAGCCGCCATCCTTGACGCCCTGCCCAACTCCGAGTCCATGGTCCATACTGAGCCGCGCACGTTGGCCACTACTTAG
- a CDS encoding META domain-containing protein: MNSTENMDSFEGTWGSPEPGEPHLQFAADGTVVGSDGCNRLMRKWTLEDGVIYFHQMVSTMMYCEGMDTWLQAAASARRQGETLQVFDRAGVQIGVLPRSA, translated from the coding sequence ATGAACAGCACGGAGAACATGGACTCATTTGAAGGCACGTGGGGCAGTCCGGAACCAGGCGAGCCGCACCTGCAGTTTGCCGCCGATGGAACGGTGGTTGGCAGTGATGGATGTAATCGGCTGATGAGGAAGTGGACGCTGGAGGACGGTGTTATTTACTTCCACCAGATGGTGTCCACGATGATGTACTGCGAGGGCATGGACACGTGGCTCCAGGCCGCAGCGTCCGCACGCCGGCAGGGTGAAACGCTACAGGTCTTTGACCGTGCCGGCGTGCAGATTGGTGTGCTGCCGAGAAGCGCCTAA
- a CDS encoding GNAT family N-acetyltransferase, producing MSTEFNSSNIAEMNPITLYEVLKLRTDVFVVEQNCPYPELDGRDLEPDCELIWATVDGELAGTTRILHDDDALRIGRVVASPNHRGTGIARELFAYTLDRCKQLDPNSKVVLDAQAPLQKWYGSFGFTPVSDVFLEDGILHITMEL from the coding sequence ATGAGCACTGAGTTCAACAGCAGCAACATCGCAGAGATGAACCCGATCACCTTGTACGAAGTACTCAAACTGCGCACCGATGTCTTCGTCGTAGAGCAGAACTGCCCCTACCCTGAGCTCGACGGCCGCGACCTCGAGCCCGACTGCGAACTCATCTGGGCCACTGTCGACGGCGAACTTGCCGGCACTACCCGCATTCTCCACGACGACGACGCTCTACGAATCGGCCGCGTTGTCGCCTCCCCGAATCACCGAGGCACCGGCATCGCCCGCGAACTCTTCGCTTACACCCTGGACCGATGCAAGCAGCTAGACCCCAACTCCAAGGTGGTGCTCGATGCCCAAGCACCTCTACAAAAATGGTACGGCTCCTTCGGCTTCACACCAGTCAGCGATGTCTTCCTCGAAGACGGCATCCTGCACATCACCATGGAGCTCTAG
- a CDS encoding helix-turn-helix domain-containing protein yields MNVWDDISDTIEEAENLKVRAKFMRAIRDEIKSRGWQQSDAVANLGLTQPRVSALMNGKISQFRLDALVNIGAKLGVHAEVVRRG; encoded by the coding sequence ATGAATGTTTGGGACGACATTTCTGACACCATTGAAGAAGCTGAAAATCTAAAGGTGCGGGCAAAATTCATGCGCGCAATTCGCGATGAAATCAAGAGCCGGGGCTGGCAGCAGTCAGATGCTGTAGCTAACCTGGGGCTGACCCAACCTCGAGTGTCTGCTCTAATGAACGGAAAGATTAGCCAGTTCCGCCTGGATGCGTTGGTAAATATTGGGGCCAAGCTTGGCGTCCATGCAGAGGTGGTCCGGAGAGGCTAG
- a CDS encoding HIRAN domain-containing protein — MFFSRKRKTPHIKVDKSKLERETKNLPGFYRKLFTESGQSTQLDTESMLSAYHQRNKVHQSKKTPPKNPPNGKRLAELDVLRSAELDSNRDWDDIDYYKAGIRGIQHYRKEQELAGVLGDSYFELKAEPSNPFDSNAVAVVSNGHRIGYISAAIAQFFQGVVLGFKQSGKRLYVPGRVDRFDSGIVVLPTIRKIDQIVQSESSKPIDAFWESLPTDLRQKVIDNHFHFERQSAKALLAYASAYPLYAPYNRRSPEDSIPLVWNRFLRDLRISHNESVIRQRKSRNREMIRLAANGMSYREIGEKFGLKPATVGQIVRELRPTDFVPKEKKRNSIKSSQSGKSKLSIKDQGFSTIQERNAAIMHLNQDGYSHREIGEQMGLKRDTIKKIVQNMRKNS; from the coding sequence ATGTTCTTTTCAAGAAAACGTAAAACGCCTCACATAAAAGTTGATAAATCAAAATTGGAACGGGAAACCAAAAATCTGCCGGGCTTCTATAGGAAACTTTTCACAGAAAGTGGCCAATCTACTCAATTGGATACAGAGTCGATGCTGAGTGCTTACCATCAGCGAAACAAAGTTCATCAGAGTAAAAAGACCCCACCGAAAAATCCTCCCAATGGCAAGAGACTGGCCGAGCTCGATGTCCTACGGTCCGCCGAACTTGACTCGAACCGAGATTGGGATGACATAGACTACTACAAGGCTGGCATTCGCGGGATACAGCACTACCGTAAAGAGCAAGAACTCGCCGGAGTTTTGGGGGATTCCTATTTTGAGCTCAAAGCGGAACCCAGTAACCCATTCGACTCAAATGCTGTTGCAGTTGTCTCAAATGGACATCGGATTGGATACATAAGCGCCGCAATAGCACAGTTTTTCCAAGGCGTTGTACTCGGGTTCAAACAATCCGGTAAGAGGCTATACGTCCCAGGCAGGGTTGATAGGTTCGACTCAGGAATAGTTGTCTTACCCACAATTAGAAAAATTGATCAGATTGTCCAATCTGAAAGCTCTAAACCTATAGATGCGTTTTGGGAGTCTTTACCAACAGATTTGAGACAAAAGGTAATAGACAATCACTTCCATTTCGAGCGACAGAGCGCCAAAGCCCTGCTCGCTTATGCGAGCGCTTACCCCCTGTATGCCCCATACAATCGAAGATCACCTGAAGATTCTATCCCTTTAGTCTGGAACAGATTTCTGAGAGACCTCAGAATATCTCACAATGAATCCGTCATCCGACAACGGAAAAGCCGCAACCGTGAAATGATCCGACTGGCCGCAAATGGAATGTCGTACCGGGAGATTGGAGAAAAATTTGGACTTAAGCCCGCCACTGTTGGTCAGATTGTTCGTGAACTTCGACCTACGGACTTTGTGCCTAAAGAAAAGAAACGTAATTCAATTAAAAGCAGCCAATCCGGCAAATCAAAGCTTTCTATTAAGGATCAAGGTTTTTCCACTATTCAGGAAAGAAATGCTGCGATTATGCATTTGAATCAGGATGGCTATTCTCATCGCGAAATTGGTGAGCAAATGGGTTTGAAGAGAGACACCATTAAGAAAATAGTTCAGAACATGCGCAAAAATTCTTAG